From one Amycolatopsis sp. FDAARGOS 1241 genomic stretch:
- a CDS encoding MmcQ/YjbR family DNA-binding protein: MTTWDDVVALAAELPETEESTWYRTPALKVAGKGFARLRTEAEGGLVLFCALDEKQALLASGDPAFFTTPHYDGYGSILVDLDRVDPLQLKEMRTESWRRKAPKKLL; the protein is encoded by the coding sequence ATGACTACGTGGGACGACGTGGTGGCGCTCGCCGCGGAGCTGCCCGAGACCGAAGAGTCCACCTGGTACCGCACGCCGGCACTGAAGGTCGCGGGCAAGGGCTTCGCCCGCCTCCGCACCGAAGCCGAAGGCGGCCTGGTCCTTTTCTGCGCGCTGGATGAAAAGCAGGCGCTCCTCGCTTCCGGCGATCCGGCCTTCTTCACCACCCCCCACTACGACGGCTACGGCTCCATCCTCGTCGACCTGGACCGCGTGGACCCGCTGCAGCTGAAGGAAATGCGCACGGAATCGTGGCGGCGGAAGGCGCCGAAGAAGCTGCTGTGA
- a CDS encoding GNAT family N-acetyltransferase, translating into MLTGKLVRLRALEPSDAESLYRWIHDPEVGQWMDNAHPRSLDQVRKRCENREVNTYSHVVLGIESVSSGRLIGVIDLRDAQPEVGRAELDIYIGEKDHWNGGYGTEALRLMCRYGFNVMRLHLIALWVVAENERARHVYRKAGFTEDGRHRECFRGSDGKYHDMYLMSLLEHEFVD; encoded by the coding sequence TTGCTCACGGGGAAGCTGGTCAGGCTGCGCGCGCTGGAGCCGTCGGACGCCGAATCGCTGTACCGCTGGATCCACGACCCGGAGGTGGGGCAGTGGATGGACAACGCGCACCCGCGGTCGCTCGACCAGGTGCGCAAGCGGTGTGAGAACCGCGAGGTCAACACGTACTCGCACGTGGTGCTCGGCATCGAATCCGTGTCGTCGGGCCGGCTCATCGGCGTCATCGACCTGCGCGACGCCCAACCCGAGGTGGGGCGCGCCGAGCTGGACATCTACATCGGCGAGAAGGATCACTGGAACGGCGGCTACGGCACCGAAGCGCTGCGGCTGATGTGCCGCTACGGCTTCAACGTGATGCGCCTGCACCTGATCGCGCTCTGGGTCGTCGCCGAGAACGAACGCGCGCGCCACGTCTACCGCAAAGCCGGCTTCACCGAGGACGGCCGCCACCGCGAGTGCTTCCGCGGCAGCGACGGGAAGTACCACGACATGTACTTGATGAGCTTGCTGGAACACGAATTCGTCGACTGA
- a CDS encoding nitroreductase family deazaflavin-dependent oxidoreductase produces the protein MVLPERLARFNRVVTNRVTRPFVGWLPGFGMIIHRGRRSGREFRTPLNVFRSGDGFVVALTYGPDTDWVKNVLAAGRAELLTGCRKYDVVDPQLVHDGSRRRMPPGVRQFLGLVGVEDFLLLKRG, from the coding sequence ATGGTGCTGCCTGAACGCCTCGCCCGCTTCAACCGCGTCGTCACGAACCGCGTCACCCGGCCGTTCGTCGGCTGGCTGCCCGGATTCGGGATGATCATCCACCGCGGCCGCCGGTCCGGCCGGGAGTTCCGCACGCCGCTGAACGTCTTCCGCTCCGGCGACGGCTTCGTCGTGGCTCTGACGTACGGCCCGGACACCGACTGGGTCAAGAACGTGCTCGCCGCCGGCCGCGCGGAACTCCTGACGGGGTGCCGAAAATACGACGTCGTTGATCCACAGCTGGTGCATGATGGGTCGCGCCGTCGGATGCCGCCCGGGGTGCGCCAGTTCCTCGGGCTCGTCGGCGTGGAGGACTTTCTGCTGCTCAAGCGGGGGTGA